TGGGCACATCTATTTTTATCATCCCGTACCAGTTAATCAGCTGAGTAATACGAAGAAGCAAGAGTTGCTTAAATTGGGTTTTCTAGAAGAATCTTTACAGGTGAATAATCAAGAGAAAGGAATATATTTAAGTAGAAATATAGCCATAAAAGGTACTGTTTATGAAGGTACAAAACAGACGATTCAGTTATCGTTAACGGGTTCTATCCCAATTGTACTTCAAGAACAGCGTTTAACTATGCAAGAAAATAAAAATAATACTTTAAAGAAAAATCTACTGTCTCCACTAGCACTAGGCTTGGATATTATTACTTTACCTATTCAGTTCGGTGCAGAAAAACTTTCTAAAAAATAGTTTAGACGAGTAGACACGAACGGCCTTAAATTTATATATGGTAAGGCTTCCAAACGATTTATATTAAATAATGTGGAATCGTATGGAAGCCTAAAACTTTAATAACTTAGAAGGTATTTTTAGTAATTACATCATCGTAAGGAAGTTTGCCCACACGTGGGTAAGGCTGAGAAGCCGACTTACCAACTGCAATCATTAAACACACCACGTGGTCTTCAGGTAAGTTAATCAGTTTCGCCATCGCATCAAAGTCAAAACCATCCATAGGGCAGCTATCTAAACCATGCTCTTGAGCAAGCAGCATTAAGGTTTGAGCAAAGATACCCGCACTACGCATAACTTCATCACGTTGGGTTTGTGGACGGTCACGGTAATATTGGTCAATCGCGCCAACCATAATATTTTGAACTTCCGGAGTCGCTCCATCCCATACACGTTTAGCATCGGCTTCCCATGTACTTACTTTTGCGCATAGTACAATCAGTAATGATGACTCTGTAACTTGTGGTTGGTCCCAAGCAATGGTGCGGATGTTTTGTCTTAACTCAGCATCTTCAATGATGACTGGACGCCAGTGTTGTAAGTTGAAAGCGCTTGGGGCATTTGCTAAAACTTCTTGTAATAATTGCTTCTTGTCATCATCAGAGATTTGAAAAGCAGGGTCAAAGCGTTTAACTGCGCGACGGTTACGGATGGCATCAATAACATTCATAAGATTTTCCTACTTAAGAGGGGGTAGCGATACTAGTTA
This genomic stretch from Acinetobacter pittii harbors:
- the drgA gene encoding nitroreductase family protein; translated protein: MNVIDAIRNRRAVKRFDPAFQISDDDKKQLLQEVLANAPSAFNLQHWRPVIIEDAELRQNIRTIAWDQPQVTESSLLIVLCAKVSTWEADAKRVWDGATPEVQNIMVGAIDQYYRDRPQTQRDEVMRSAGIFAQTLMLLAQEHGLDSCPMDGFDFDAMAKLINLPEDHVVCLMIAVGKSASQPYPRVGKLPYDDVITKNTF